The Megalobrama amblycephala isolate DHTTF-2021 linkage group LG13, ASM1881202v1, whole genome shotgun sequence genome contains a region encoding:
- the znf1035 gene encoding zinc finger protein 1035, whose amino-acid sequence MAQKWNALQQAQIISNQRPEMSVGTMESNGIPEESEENFAHEIEQLIEKENFSSMMDLQDIAESDMKDFESGSLQHTCYESPWQDVMNSGHLEQDKSGDKGEYNGNMTPCPLPNSVEVESTLEAHSDKAILETTFETNASLVEYSDISSCSDTEANLDCSLGSSIEDNISSNRAGLPVEEGDQNSSNSMEFSSSEVRHSTVNSDMSEINPHQDTGPPATMGESKDEVNHTCSEGSLITNSEDPCTEVQGVDNLNGVMPLSKDGQIEERGILSCDLDCFLDQTMLHCKELDTSQGGSTCASNHANIQTSSTSYEDEINCPTIDSLSICQLERSTPDAENTSSKPELDKTFVISDIRKDPCGDYQLERMNPDPENTSPKPEFQDTTGISGHGKDSLGGCQLESNQPEPKKTSIKRGHGNSSQLEGQKCFTSDDEQVERSSFGFLESCFGLKSTTQNIEELKHLEHAHVNQVDECSLFNHTEPPVLLKTAFESNNQMDEGTDAPKDPLLLSADLTSRTFLNPGQHKCQTDNGTIASKDSFPYFKTQKRKLQPVVVLKTTEQKTCSGKNYHCFECQESAQSIDELIEHYHCTHSVHKSQYCSACECYFTGDALAEHRFCGEVKLNDKLKSPPSYTKGLTEEKAKFICRYCRKSFVRQAYYDEHELKHRVVTHHRCDCCGLYFPSAHKCQSHKRKGACTPLILDPSVQTADHSESTPGKNDVPDMVETTVSNKELRGCFVKLMDVYKSPEQMHCQVCGKTFRLRAQLKAHLRSHSDEKPFKCDNCGKAFKYTWNLNKHKREQCAQKTVPREKSSVPDSKIPKFKCPICFRIFKYSYNRTRHLREQCLKEYMKKGKGKIGVKYRCPLCKDVFTMASNRNRHIKQTCVKLKLYSAKGKTDVMKRKELEEVINTKNQDKESQKLSMPVQKASQYKCTFCPSVYSSKSGYYSHLAKHKLLANAKKAIKHKHGNGVDLKSSSSAGQKPTSKESAKDANLSCRFCGKAFTLPDSLKKHLRLHKGNKPFRCLDCGKNFARHGHLMTHKNVHKRNVQCLVCWEVLPSIGDLLKHRQSHPKKGMLKCPDCPMQFRFPVFLLRHVAVHERRRKLEELFPPKDQARTLKVERIYKEEFKCALCQEDFADSKALSEHCITHMPEPSATKCQFCKGHFSNHAGLIRHIRLHTGEKPFPCLTCGRHFNRKEYRNVHQEKCTGEQPPLLQTSNAEETQAEHSVDTALSKTNKLYNCSYCPHSFRFPNNLKLHERAHLAKTVFPCSKCGKFYRKRKFKAHDEICNGDKLKPACRKCGRVFTRKNYRNGHEKQCQGNLSSENKTGTKEESKFKQQCPKCFKCFRTRSFLQKHLSLHSKETPYVCMHCGQKFDNQDRYLQHEAFCDGVTKERRLESLKGSEKIKSMFAEEKNQKEVTVVPGGNGESLKCKFCTKSFLRARNLRHHILTHTEVKPYRCKTCESCFSRYDHLKLHQARCRGKRRLEVRVVKMSLDGLNTSSQSKTQEGDPLQCTVCLKRLSTQSDLKRHMAMLHITDKPFPCKRCGKTYSTKKTLSRHNLTIRCKKVSKESGSSATNNVQNQPCRETSKLLQRIQVHYMNKFKYQCEYCPRRFKLSGQLKVHVRLHTGEKPYGCANCGEHFIRTDYLKRHLAKCNGKGENQEKVLCDKCGDLFTRDTLSVHQKTCVVSSKSSGSSQEVNKSPTKIKGFSCANCSDRFLLFSQLQQHFLAKHRSDQPQESVNDQQQLTSSHLEIIKQEPVDEGYGQNQESSSPIRERRACSNKDNSKPLKCPECNMRFSKRAGLGMHMRIHNGVYPLSCTKCHVGFWTKKTMEKHRRKCTGNTIISNNGSALESAGELDCAINDTVLVFNKGSNTTGTGVLQTKFSCKDQDQENDAEKGDAAVHKYQCSECDQSFTDGLRLISHLEEHGREDQERKSDIHRCHVCNKVFAQAGILQRHMKIQHQAKTDNTCEICLKRFRFPSDLDIHRSCHDPSRPFVCNRCEMRFWTAKSLTIHQRMAHLHANLPSSKEPTVKARTEQPEVYRCEPCDKTYTVKKSYTKHCRIKHGQVSVKTLTDELKKSSASPSQESDKEESNRNFEDEDDSDNDSDSAPYFPCHVCGKTFLTSENLEDHQRCHLGEKPFECEECGKCFFQLANLQQHQRCHKSEFQCQMCGKGFVSLFSLRKHKQTHIRKSPHRCTKCHLSFTRPTELAEHMVTHRDENFPCDLCDETFSCKTSRAEHRKMHTEQEEELPPLIPPQQPQTKQGTSAIPSKSLSSSNVEQYKYRCGICQVRFPDPEQLSEHGCSPAKERPYSCPECNKHFLHGSHLKKHQLSHQLSGPRSYQCNHCSMSFTHHHLFLTHLRSHSNEKSSKDSNFPTSEKVIRVETVKRDKIYQCPICPESFYQALDLANHLSVHSHMCSVCNMTFPTKKDLDEHEQCHLTAATQYECTECGDSFLGSDAFRKHHCSNRNLTFLDKHHSQSSVSSSKKQSSGTHFQAGDEEEEVDVGEDFIICPICKRRFSSNSSLMEHHKKHHEDPRPFKCLVCEKGFTKKRYLTQHQQIHSERPYRCDVCSESFKTEPALISHHRMHDAKRQHQCPICCRTYLTANDLAKHKRKHVEQQSLSQDNREFRCDMCYKSFTMFDQLQKHQETHVGQVVYECTECDKAFAFLNLLEEHQRTHAAASAEALQSQSPIHFPYQSPVN is encoded by the coding sequence ATGGCTCAAAAATGGAATGCACTCCAGCAAGCACAGATTATTTCTAACCAGAGACCAGAAATGTCTGTGGGAACTATGGAAAGTAATGGAATTCCAGAGGAATCAGAGGAGAACTTTGCACATGAGATAGAACAGTTGATTGAGAAGGAGAACTTTTCAAGCATGATGGATTTGCAAGACATTGCTGAATCGGACATGAAAGACTTTGAGTCTGGTTCTCTGCAGCACACATGCTATGAATCACCTTGGCAAGATGTAATGAATTCAGGTCACCTTGAGCAAGATAAGTCAGGGGATAAAGGAGAATATAATGGTAATATGACACCCTGTCCCTTGCCTAATTCGGTAGAGGTTGAGTCCACATTGGAAGCACACTCTGACAAGGCAATATTAGAAACTACTTTTGAGACAAATGCTAGTCTTGTGGAGTATTCGGATATTAGCAGCTGCTCAGACACAGAAGCAAATCTTGATTGCAGTTTGGGTTCATCCATTGAAGATAACATTAGTAGCAACCGGGCTGGTCTGCCTGTAGAGGAAGGAGACCAAAATTCAAGTAATTCAATGGAATTTTCTTCTTCTGAGGTCCGCCAtagtactgtgaattcagatATGAGTGAAATAAATCCACACCAGGACACTGGGCCTCCAGCGACCATGGGTGAGAGCAAAGATGAGGTAAACCATACTTGTAGTGAGGGCTCACTTATCACAAATTCTGAGGATCCGTGTACAGAAGTACAAGGTGTGGATAATTTGAATGGTGTAATGCCTTTGTCAAAAGATGGGCAAATTGAGGAAAGGGGCATTCTTTCTTGTGATTTGGATTGTTTTTTGGATCAAACAATGTTGCATTGCAAAGAACTTGATACCTCTCAGGGTGGTTCCACTTGTGCCTCAAATCATGCAAATATTCAGACTTCATCCACTTCTTATGAAGATGAAATCAATTGCCCAACCATAGATTCACTAAGTATTTGCCAATTGGAAAGGTCAACCCCAGATGCTGAAAACACATCATCAAAACCTGAACTTGATAAGACATTTGTCATTTCTGACATTAGAAAAGATCCATGTGGTGACTACCAGTTGGAGAGAATGAATCCAGATCCTGAAAATACATCTCCAAAACCTGAATTCCAAGATACAACTGGGATATCTGGCCATGGAAAGGATTCACTTGGTGGCTGTCAATTAGAAAGCAACCAACCAGAGCCTAAAAAAACTTCCATAAAACGTGGCCATGGAAATTCTTCTCAGCTGGAAGGACAGAAATGCTTCACGTCTGATGATGAACAAGTTGAGCGGAGTAGTTTTGGATTCCTTGAATCTTGTTTTGGTTTAAAAAGTACAACGCAGAACATTGAGGAACTGAAACACCTGGAACATGCACATGTAAACCAAGTTGATGAGTGCAGTCTGTTTAATCACACAGAACCACCGGTTCTTCTAAAAACTGCCTTTGAATCTAATAATCAGATGGATGAAGGAACTGATGCACCAAAAGATCCACTGCTACTCAGTGCTGACCTAACATCCAGGACCTTCTTAAATCCTGGacagcacaaatgtcaaactGACAATGGCACCATTGCAAGCAAAGATTCTTTTCCATATTTCAAGACCCAAAAGAGAAAACTGCAACCTGTTGTTGTTCTTAAGACGACTGAACAAAAAACTTGTAGTGGAAAAAACTACCATTGCTTTGAGTGCCAAGAGTCAGCACAAAGTATAGATGAGCTAATCGAGCACTACCACTGCACACATTCTGTCCATAAGTCTCAGTATTGTTCTGCTTGTGAATGTTACTTCACTGGTGACGCATTGGCAGAACACCGCTTCTGTGGGGAAGTCAAGCTTAATGACAAGTTAAAATCACCACCCTCATATACTAAAGGGCTAACTGAGGAGAAAGCAAAGTTCATTTGTAGGTACTGTAGGAAGTCCTTTGTTCGACAAGCTTATTATGATGAACATGAGCTGAAGCACAGAGTTGTCACACATCATAGATGTGACTGTTGTGGATTGTACTTTCCTAGTGCTCACAAATGTCAAAGCCACAAGCGTAAAGGAGCTTGCACACCCTTGATACTAGACCCTTCTGTACAGACTGCAGACCATTCAGAATCAACTCCTGGAAAAAATGATGTACCAGACATGGTTGAAACCACTGTCTCCAACAAAGAACTTCGTGGTTGCTTTGTGAAGCTAATGGATGTATACAAGTCACCTGAACAAATGCATTGTCAAGTTTGTGGGAAGACATTCAGGCTTAGAGCACAACTGAAGGCACACCTTAGATCACACTCCGATGAGAAGCCCTTCAAGTGTGACAACTGTGGAAAAGCATTCAAATATACCTGGAATCTAAACAAACATAAAAGAGAGCAGTGTGCTCAAAAGACTGTCCCACGTGAAAAATCTTCAGTTCCAGATAGCAAGATTCCAAAGTTCAAATGCCCCATCTGTTTTCGCATTTTCAAGTACTCCTACAATCGGACACGGCATTTGCGTGAACAGTGTCTCAAAGAATACATGAAAAAAGGCAAAGGAAAGATTGGTGTAAAGTATCGATGCCCTTTGTGTAAGGATGTGTTTACCATGGCCAGCAACCGCAATAGACACATCAAGCAAACTTGCGTTAAACTTAAACTGTATTCAGCCAAAGGTAAAACAGATGTAATGAAAAGAAAAGAGTTGGAGGAAGTTATCAATACCAAAAATCAGGACAAAGAGTCACAGAAATTGAGTATGCCTGTACAAAAAGCATCGCAGTACAAATGCACTTTTTGTCCATCTGTGTATTCTAGCAAGTCTGGTTACTATAGCCATCTAGCAAAGCATAAATTGCTTGCAAATGCCAAAAAGGCAATCAAACACAAACATGGTAATGGTGTCGATTTGAAAAGTTCAAGCTCTGCCGGTCAAAAGCCAACCAGCAAAGAATCTGCTAAGGATGCAAACCTTTCTTGTCGCTTCTGTGGAAAAGCCTTCACTTTACCTGACTCCCTAAAAAAGCACTTACGACTTCATAAAGGAAACAAACCTTTTCGCTGTTTAGACTGTGGTAAAAATTTTGCCAGGCATGGACACCTAATGACTCACAAAAATGTACACAAGCGGAATGTACAGTGTTTAGTCTGTTGGGAAGTTCTACCATCTATTGGAGATTTGTTAAAACATAGACAGTCCCATCCAAAAAAAGGCATGCTTAAGTGCCCCGATTGCCCGATGCAATTCAGGTTTCCAGTATTTCTGCTTCGACATGTGGCTGTGCATGAGAGAAGACGCAAACTTGAAGAACTTTTCCCTCCGAAGGACCAAGCTAGAACTCTAAAGGTAGAAAGGATTTACAAAGAGGAGTTTAAATGTGCTCTCTGCCAAGAAGACTTTGCTGATTCAAAGGCACTTAGTGAGCATTGTATAACTCATATGCCTGAACCTTCTGCAACCAAATGTCAGTTCTGCAAAGGCCATTTCTCAAATCATGCTGGGCTGATTCGTCACATCCGCCTTCACACTGGTGAAAAGCCTTTTCCATGTCTCACTTGTGGCAGACACTTCAACAGAAAGGAATATCGTAACGTACATCAGGAAAAATGTACAGGGGAGCAACCGCCTTTATTACAAACGTCAAATGCTGAAGAAACACAGGCAGAACACAGTGTAGATACTGCATTAAGCAAGACCAACAAACTCTATAATTGCTCATACTGCCCACATTCATTTCGTTTTCCCAACAATTTGAAACTCCACGAGAGAGCCCATTTGGCAAAGACAGTTTTCCCTTGTTCAAAGTGTGGGAAGTTTTACaggaaaagaaaatttaaggcTCACGATGAGATCTGCAATGGAGACAAGTTAAAACCTGCTTGCAGAAAATGTGGGAGAgtttttacaagaaaaaactacAGAAATGGTCACGAAAAGCAGTGCCAGGGCAATCTATCATCCGAGAACAAAACTGGTACAAAGGAGGAGAGCAAGTTTAAGCAGCAATGCCCAAAATGCTTTAAATGTTTTAGAACTAGAAGTTTTCTCCAGAAACATCTCTCTCTTCATTCAAAGGAAACCCCATATGTGTGCATGCATTGTGGACAGAAATTTGACAATCAGGATCGATACTTGCAACATGAGGCTTTTTGTGATGGTGTGACTAAGGAACGTAGATTGGAAAGTTTAAAAGGATCTGAGAAAATTAAATCGATGTTtgctgaagaaaaaaatcagaaagagGTCACTGTGGTTCCTGGAGGAAATGGTGAGTCATTGAAGTGCAAATTTTGCACTAAATCATTTTTGAGGGCCAGAAATCTAAGACATCACATCCTCACTCATACAGAGGTCAAGCCATATCGGTGCAAGACTTGTGAAAGTTGTTTCTCACGCTATGATCATTTAAAATTGCACCAAGCCCGCTGCAGAGGAAAACGACGACTTGAGGTACGAGTTGTAAAGATGAGTCTAGACGGCTTGAACACAAGTTCCCAAAGCAAAACACAGGAAGGTGACCCATTGCAATGCACAGTTTGCTTAAAGCGGTTGTCCACCCAGAGTGATCTGAAGCGCCATATGGCCATGCTCCACATTACCGATAAACCTTTTCCTTGCAAAAGATGTGGCAAAACTTACAGTACTAAAAAGACTTTGAGCAGGCACAACCTCACCATTAGATGCAAAAAGGTTTCAAAGGAAAGTGGGTCATCTGCCACAAACAATGTTCAAAACCAACCATGCAGGGAAACTTCCAAACTTTTGCAACGTATACAAGTGCACTACATGAACAAATTTAAATACCAATGCGAGTATTGCCCTCGACGCtttaaattatcaggacaacTGAAGGTGCATGTACGTCTTCATACAGGAGAAAAACCATATGGCTGCGCTAACTGTGGAGAACATTTCATCAGGACAGACTATTTGAAACGGCACTTGGCTAAATGCAACGGAAAGGGGGAAAACCAAGAAAAAGTCCTTTGTGACAAGTGTGGTGACCTGTTTACCCGGGACACACTGTCTGTACACCAGAAGACCTGTGTCGTCAGCTCAAAATCATCTGGATCTTCTCAAGAGGTGAACAAGAGCCCCACAAAGATAAAAGGCTTTTCATGTGCTAACTGTAGTGACcgttttttattattctcacaGCTCCAGCAACATTTTTTAGCAAAGCATAGATCTGATCAGCCACAAGAATCAGTTAACGATCAACAGCAATTGACATCAAGTCATTTGGAAATCATAAAGCAAGAGCCGGTTGATGAGGGGTATGGGCAGAACCAAGAAAGCAGCAGTCCGATAAGGGAGCGACGAGCATGTTCAAACAAAGACAATAGTAAGCCTCTTAAATGCCCAGAGTGCAACATGCGGTTTTCCAAGCGCGCTGGACTGGGTATGCACATGCGCATACATAATGGAGTATACCCGCTTTCTTGCACAAAATGCCATGTTGgtttttggaccaaaaaaacaatGGAGAAACACAGGAGAAAATGTACAGGTAACACAATCATCTCAAATAATGGATCTGCCCTGGAAAGTGCAGGTGAATTAGATTGTGCTATAAATGACACTGTGCTGGTATTTAACAAGGGTTCCAATACAACAGGAACCGGAGTACTGCAGACTAAGTTTTCATGTAAAGATCAAGACCAGGAAAATGATGCAGAAAAAGGAGATGCTGCTGTTCACAAGTATCAGTGTTCTGAGTGTGATCAGAGTTTTACAGATGGACTGAGACTCATAAGTCATTTAGAGGAACATGGCCGTGAAGATCAAGAGCGCAAATCAGACATCCACAGATGTCATGTGTGCAATAAAGTCTTTGCTCAAGCTGGTATATTGCAAAGGCATATGAAAATCCAACATCAGGCAAAAACGGATAATACCTGTGAAATTTGTTTGAAGCGTTTTCGTTTTCCTTCTGACCTGGACATCCATAGATCTTGTCATGACCCCAGTCGTCCCTTTGTCTGTAACCGTTGTGAGATGCGGTTTTGGACTGCTAAATCCCTGACCATTCACCAAAGGATGGCTCATTTGCATGCAAACCTGCCCAGTTCAAAAGAACCTACTGTGAAAGCAAGAACAGAGCAACCTGAAGTATATAGGTGTGAACCATGTGACAAAACCTATACGGTAAAAAAGTCATACACGAAGCACTGCAGAATAAAACATGGACAGGTTTCAGTCAAAACACTCACTGATGAATTGAAAAAATCCTCTGCCAGTCCAAGTCAGGAGTCAGATAAGGAAGAGTCCAACAGAAAttttgaagatgaagatgacaGCGACAATGACTCAGATTCAGCACCATACTTTCCCTGCCATGTTTGTGGTAAAACATTCTTAACATCAGAAAATCTTGAGGATCATCAAAGATGTCATCTTGGCGAAAAACCCTTTGAGTGTGAGGAATGTGGGAAGTGCTTTTTTCAGCTAGCGAACTTGCAGCAACATCAGCGATGTCACAAGTCTGAGTTTCAGTGTCAAATGTGTGGCAAAGGTTTTGTTTCGCTCTTCTCCCTgcgcaaacacaaacaaacacatatcAGAAAGAGCCCTCATCGCTGTACTAAATGTCACCTGAGCTTCACACGCCCAACGGAACTAGCTGAGCACATGGTTACCCACCGTGATGAAAACTTTCCCTGTGACCTTTGTGATGAAACCTTTTCCTGCAAAACAAGTCGGGCGGAGCATCGTAAGATGCACACAGAGCAAGAAGAAGAGCTTCCACCATTGATTCCACCCCAACAGCCTCAAACAAAGCAAGGGACTTCAGCCATCCCCAGTAAAAGCCTTTCATCAAGTAACGTTGAGCAGTACAAGTACCGCTGTGGAATTTGCCAAGTAAGATTTCCAGATCCAGAACAGCTCTCAGAACATGGCTGCAGTCCAGCAAAAGAGCGGCCATACTCATGTCCAGAATGTAACAAGCATTTCTTGCATGGTTCCCACCTAAAAAAGCACCAGCTCAGCCATCAGCTGTCAGGACCTCGTTCTTATCAGTGTAATCACTGCAGCATGAGCTTCACCCACCACCACCTTTTTCTCACCCATTTACGAAGCCACAGCAATGAAAAGTCTTCCAAGGACAGTAACTTTCCTACCAGTGAAAAGGTTATACGTGTAGAAACTGTGAAGCGTGACAAAATTTACCAGTGCCCCATATGTCCTGAGAGTTTTTACCAAGCGTTGGACCTCGCGAATCACCTTTCTGTTCATTCTCATATGTGCAGCGTCTGTAATATGACTTTTCCCACTAAGAAAGACCTTGACGAACATGAACAATGCCATTTGACTGCTGCTACACAGTATGAATGCACCGAATGTGGAGACAGCTTTCTTGGAAGCGATGCTTTCCGCAAACACCACTGTAGTAATCGAAATTTGACCTTTTTAGATAAGCACCATTCACAGTCATCCGTTTCTTCCTCCAAGAAGCAAAGTTCAGGAACTCATTTTCAAGCAGGCGATGAAGAGGAAGAGGTTGACGTTGGAGAAGACTTCATTATTTGCCCTATCTGTAAAAGACGGTTCTCCTCCAATAGCAGTTTAATGGAGCACCATAAAAAGCATCATGAGGATCCGCGTCCTTTCAAGTGCTTGGTTTGTGAGAAAGGTTTTACGAAGAAAAGATACCTTACGCAGCACCAGCAGATACACAGTGAACGGCCTTACCGGTGTGATGTGTGCTCAGAATCCTTTAAAACGGAACCGGCTCTCATATCTCACCATAGAATGCATGATGCAAAAAGGCAACACCAGTGCCCAATATGCTGCAGAACCTACCTTACAGCAAACGATCTTGCAAAACATAAACGGAAACATGTTGAACAGCAAAGCTTGAGTCAGGACAACAGAGAGTTCCGGTGTGATATGTGCTATAAATCCTTCACCATGTTTGATCAGTTGCAAAAGCACCAGGAAACCCATGTAGGACAAGTAGTCTATGAATGCACAGAGTGTGACAAAGCCTTTGCTTTTCTAAATCTTTTGGAGGAGCATCAGCGGACTCATGCTGCTGCTTCTGCAGAAGCTCTTCAGTCCCAATCCCCAATCCATTTTCCCTACCAAAGCCCAGTGAATTAA